AAgtgcaaatttaataaaaatctaaaaattttctaataaaaaataaataaacctgCAGTTGCTCCAATTGCAGTTTGCTGTCTTTGATTCCAATTCTAGTCTGAATTAGCTCTGCATTGTTGTTCTCAAATTCAACGCGCTTGTCTTGCAATTCTTTACGAATCGCATCAAGCTGAATGTGAAGTAAGGAAATACAgttgttatataatattcaattaatCACAAAATTTACCCACCTCATTTTTCATTACTTCCTCCCTTTCACCACACTCCTTCAGCTCCTTTTCACTGAAAACCAGCAATTCACCATAGCGCTTTTTATAAGTCAACAATTCAGTGCGCAGTAGGCTTTTACTCTCCATCAAGCGGGTTTGCTCCTCTTTGTATTTGGTAATCTCCTTGTTGCCGGCAGTAAttctaaaacatttataaatgaattttataaaaaaatttaaaaataaattttataaacaaattaaaaataaatttttaagatttctctagatataaatttaaagtaaagtaTGTTAGAGGTACTCACTTTTCATTCAGCGCCAGCACGGTGCCCTGTTGATTGCTTAATTGTACATTTAAGAGCGCGTTTTGTTGTCCCAACTTATTGTTTTGTTCCATTAGTTTTTGTAAGCTGCTACGATGACGATTTATAAACGATTGTAGAGCTACTTGAATATTTTGTGAATTAACAATTACTTTTTCTGGGCTATTTCGTTCAATGGGcttcatgttgtgttgttgcattGCAACTTGTTTTGCCTTTGATTCGCTGCGATTTGCTCTACTGTGAAGTAatgaacaaattattattaattgcatAGTTTTAGGCTGTATAAGTTtatgttacatatacatacatacgtatataaaatttatatgaaagggctttcaataagagcgctacaaaagtttttacataaaacaaaacctatttggaatttcaatgaaattctttattcctgtgaaattacattcgatgtcattatgtatgAAACTCGATTACTTTTGCATGGCCATCACGGACAGGCTTGCAGAAGTCCatacgctgaacccaattttcgacgttttcaagtataaatcgtcctatactgctgcaatttcacgttcgatatgcgtatgaagttcatcaatcgtcgctggcttgttggcatagaccatagacttgacgtagtcccacagacaggaaatagtctaacggtgtCAAATCGCATGACGGAGGCGACCAATTGACTGGACTATTTCGGGAGAAAACACCTTCactaaacttggttttcaataaatcggttGTGActttcgctgtgtggcttgtagTATGGACCAAGTCcgtatcatccaattcgggccaaaaatattcggttatcattgagcggtagcgatttccattcacagtaatgtggcggtcttgatcatcacggaaaaaGTACGACTTAATAACGTCGTCGGTTTAGTGCGAGCTCAGGTGGAGCAGAGAAGCAAGGAGAGTCTTCTTGTTTTCATAATTCGTTCACTAGTTCCGCTATAGTATTTTTTGCAGGATCATTTAAAAGTTATGATTTCTTTTTAAACATAGTATTCTTGTAACTTGATCCTTAGCCCCGATCCAACTTCTATAACTtgtatcaaaaatatgttttcttggCCAAATACATCCGTTTTTATGCAATTCTTCATCGAAGCGtacaaaaaattcaacaattcgTAGAATAACCCTGTGACCGTTTTGCCTTCTCTAGATAGTCGATGTAAATCATGCCTTGTCAATCCCAGATAATGAGAAGAGATACCGATTACAGTAACCAAATACTTTTGGATTTCACTGCATCATTTCTTTTCTAAAAACTTGAATCGAATTACCGAACGGcctcaaaacaaaattaagaatACGATTTGTCTGAAATTTTGACAGTTCACTAGagtatactatactatatagaGTAATCCCGTCGAGCGGTGAGGACATGTATTTATCGCACCGCCTTTGCACTTTGCATTGTATCTTCATATATAAAACTGAAACCTTAGATACTTAATAAGAATGGAGCAGACTTTATCGATAACTTAAAAGTAACCGCTAGTAACCGGATCTTCTGTCACAGCAATGTTCTCAAACAATATTTGATAACACTGTGATGAAAAATTGAGGTCGTGACTCCATACTTAGCAAActtcaaaccaaaaatatttacatttcgtCTAACAAATCGCTTTTCCCACAAAGAGAAACTTGGAAACTGTTGTATTTGAAACTTATTAAGCAAGAGTTTGACATAGGATTCTCTTTTGTAATCGATCTTTTTTATATTCAGTTAGAACtagaaaaatttcatcaaaagatGTTTCCCAGCCATGAGCACGAACtagaggtatgttcaaaaatagcgagaattttcgtattttgaaaaaaaaaaaattatattcattgtTAATGTTGTCACCTTCAAAGTAGTCTCTTGAACTTTTGAACaactggaaattttaaaattcccgttattttttgaacatacctcgtaTATTAACATTTGCTAACATTTGCAACTACGCGACTCAagcaaatgaaataatgaaaatacaattgagttttaaacatttttattggttCAAtacattaatacaaaaaaattacacttagtTATTACAACAAAATCTTTAGTAGAGATATCAATCTCATATTGTTTTTACATGTTATTTAAGGCAcataatttattcatattttcgaGACGTATTTATTCGTTCTGCTTCTTCATATCGGTTTTATGTTTATGCatgtgtttatgtatatattatatgtgtgtgtgtgtaaagtaAATGAACGTGACCTTCGTATTTTGTCATTCAAGTACTTTttgcttaaattgtttattctgATTTGTTTGCTATTTCATAGAGATGGCTTCGTTAAATAAACTAACAtaggttaaaatatattttatttactaaaattaatatttttttgtttgttcatCAATATGGCTTACAATGCAATTTGAGAATAGAAAAAAGTGAAAGTGGGTAAAAAAGAGTTTAATTAACGCGACGCAGCCGCAGCCGCTACAACTAACACTGGCTTTAAAATCGTTTTGTTTGAGTTTTGGTCTTTCTTTCTAATGCGCAATCAATCATCAATTGTCAACAAATTATTGCAGTTATCAAAGGCTATTGTGATTAAGTATAAATGCAATGTGGCAACACTGCTTTCTATTCCAACTAACTATGGTAGATGCACGCGATGCGCCGTCTTAGCCGGTACACAGCCTGTAGCGATCGGCATGCTCCTGTATTTGCTGCAGCGACAGTGTAAGCTCATCGTTGAGCGGCTTCAACGCCTCTTGCAATTTCTGCAAAGTGTTATTCTTTTCCAAGTAGACGTCTTGCATCATTTGCAATTGACTAAGCTTGTCGTTGGTGTCGACGGTCAATTTGGACGCGCGTTGCAACAGTTTCTTGGCGCGTTCGCGTGCGCTCTCCGAGCTGCGCGCACGATCTGTTAGCGTTTGATTGACTAAATTCGTGGCCGATTGCAATTGATTCGAGTATTCGCGTCCCTTCAAGGCGGCCTCTTTAACTGCAATTGCTTCGTTCTTGATTTCCTTGGCGTCCAATTCATTCTTGAGTATATTCTTTTGTATGCGGCTAACTTGTTTGGCCAGATCTTCAACCTGTTGTGCTGTAGCATTGGCTGGCGCTTCAGCTTCGCTAGTCTCCAGATCGATTTGATCCAAATCCTTGGCGGCAAGCTCAATATTTACATTAGCTTGTGATATGGCATCGATGGCTTTCAGTTGTGAGGCGTCAGCGTCGTCGAGATTCTTCACTACCGAATTGGCAGTATCTAAGATTTCGTTGGCAGTTTCTTTGGTTGTGTTTGCCTTCGCTTGCAGTTCGTTTACGCGCGCAAGATCGCCACGCGTATTATAAATGATAGATTCGACATTTTTCAGTGAGGATACAGCATCGTTGATTTTGCCACCCAGCACTTGTATCTCTTCGGGATCCAATTTCAGATCCAGTTTGAGTGTTTGCTGTGCAATGTCACGACTCTCGGTG
This portion of the Zeugodacus cucurbitae isolate PBARC_wt_2022May chromosome 3, idZeuCucr1.2, whole genome shotgun sequence genome encodes:
- the LOC105210899 gene encoding interaptin-like, which translates into the protein MPRISSSRANRSESKAKQVAMQQHNMKPIERNSPEKVIVNSQNIQVALQSFINRHRSSLQKLMEQNNKLGQQNALLNVQLSNQQGTVLALNEKITAGNKEITKYKEEQTRLMESKSLLRTELLTYKKRYGELLVFSEKELKECGEREEVMKNELDAIRKELQDKRVEFENNNAELIQTRIGIKDSKLQLEQLQKSFSAVQNELAQKDQTIIGLRKEHADYKTETEKTINKMREIQHIFYPNATNPLPHIQRHDEGRATQPVSITVQPRPQSRAALKRTSSSSSSDTDEDERVLMRGWRPTRIIHTLPTRAESARGSTEIPPTSESSVEQTTRTQRRLRRN